One Gemmatimonadota bacterium genomic region harbors:
- a CDS encoding FGGY-family carbohydrate kinase: MSNLYLGLDASTQSLSAIIIDIDTRKVVYDVSLNYDETLPHYGTQNGVLDHPDPKIVHSPPLMWAEALDVLFDKMKTEGITLGNIRAISGSGQQHGSVYLKTVDILSNLNPSKSLVENLSGIFSRDTSPIWMDSSTRAECDEICDALGGLQATASATGSTTFERFTGPQIRKFYKTQPDAYNNTAHIMLVSSFMASLIAGKVAPIDHGDGAGMNLMDIQTRTYHAAALDATAPGLSHRLPPLAESRAIIGTVNPYFVDKYGVNPNAQALVWSGDNPNSVIGLGLIREGLVAISLGTSDTYFGTMKNCQTDPRGEGHVFVSPTGDYMTLICFKNGSLAREAVRQSHGLDWNGFSHALQSTPPGNNGKILLPYFEPEIVPNVLNPGVHRFDLHEQDAAGNCRAVVEAQMMSMRSHSEWMGVRPSAIYVTGGASVNPEILQIMADVQNCPIHQFEVTNSAALGAALRAAHAHLNTTWEDISKGIAEPISGSAVKPTNTEVYDELVKKYAECEQIALGI; the protein is encoded by the coding sequence CGCAGAGCTTGAGTGCTATTATCATAGACATCGACACCCGCAAAGTCGTGTACGATGTTTCACTGAACTACGACGAAACGCTACCGCATTATGGCACTCAAAATGGCGTCCTCGATCATCCCGACCCCAAAATTGTTCACTCGCCACCTCTCATGTGGGCCGAAGCCCTCGATGTGCTTTTTGACAAAATGAAAACCGAGGGCATAACCCTCGGCAATATCCGGGCCATCTCTGGCTCGGGGCAACAACACGGCTCTGTTTATCTCAAAACTGTGGATATCTTATCCAATCTCAATCCATCAAAATCCCTCGTAGAAAACCTCAGCGGTATATTCTCTCGCGACACATCTCCCATCTGGATGGATTCCTCTACCCGCGCCGAATGCGATGAAATTTGCGACGCCCTCGGAGGTCTTCAAGCCACAGCCAGCGCCACGGGATCTACCACCTTTGAGCGCTTCACAGGGCCACAGATTCGCAAATTCTACAAAACACAACCCGATGCTTATAACAACACCGCACACATCATGCTTGTCAGTTCCTTCATGGCCTCTCTGATCGCGGGCAAAGTAGCCCCCATCGATCACGGCGATGGCGCAGGCATGAATTTGATGGACATTCAGACCCGAACCTATCATGCTGCCGCGCTCGACGCCACAGCCCCCGGTCTATCCCATCGTCTGCCTCCACTTGCAGAATCCCGCGCAATTATCGGCACTGTGAACCCTTACTTTGTCGATAAATACGGCGTCAATCCCAATGCACAGGCGCTCGTCTGGTCGGGTGACAATCCCAACAGCGTCATCGGCCTCGGTCTCATCCGCGAGGGCCTCGTCGCCATCTCACTCGGCACCAGCGACACCTACTTTGGCACAATGAAAAATTGCCAGACCGATCCACGCGGCGAAGGTCACGTCTTTGTCTCACCCACTGGCGACTACATGACCCTCATCTGTTTCAAAAACGGCTCCCTCGCCCGCGAAGCCGTACGCCAATCTCATGGTCTGGACTGGAATGGTTTTTCCCATGCACTCCAATCCACCCCCCCGGGCAATAATGGAAAAATCCTGCTTCCCTATTTTGAACCCGAAATCGTACCCAATGTCCTCAATCCCGGCGTACACCGCTTTGACCTCCACGAACAGGACGCCGCTGGCAATTGCCGCGCGGTTGTCGAGGCACAAATGATGTCCATGCGCAGTCACTCAGAATGGATGGGCGTGCGTCCATCAGCCATCTACGTCACAGGCGGGGCATCGGTCAATCCCGAAATCCTTCAAATCATGGCCGACGTGCAAAACTGCCCCATTCACCAATTTGAAGTCACCAACAGCGCAGCCCTCGGCGCAGCCCTCCGCGCAGCGCACGCGCACCTCAACACCACCTGGGAAGACATCAGCAAGGGCATCGCCGAACCCATATCCGGCTCCGCCGTCAAGCCCACCAACACCGAAGTGTATGAC